DNA sequence from the Vanrija pseudolonga chromosome 7, complete sequence genome:
CACCACCCGACTCCGTCTCCCACCCGTCGATTGGAACTGTAAAGCAATCGCGAGCCGCAACTGAAGCAGCAAAGGTGAAATCAGCCAGTCGGCTTACTCGAGATCGCATAGAGCGATACTATCACTCGCCAGAGAGTCTAGCTCTATGGGGCTACCCGGACTCAACCGACAACGAGCTTCAACATCCAAGCACCCACCAAGTgaacgccgagggcgagcttcACCTTTGCGGCCGTTGTAAGACCGAGTTTATCGTATCGACAAGCCAAGAACTGGGCGATTGTCGCTACCATTACGGAAAGCTGGCCCCCGAACGAGCAGAGGGTCGACGAGTTTGGGTGTATTCCTGCTGCCGGAAGGAGCGGGGTTCTGAAGGATGCGAGGACGGGGTCCACGTGTTTTCTTACAAGGAGGACGACAAGAAGCTGGCTGAAGTCGAAGCCTTCAAGACGACTCGAGTCGTTCGCGAAGAACTTGCCAAAACCAGAGAGCTCCCTAAACCtgttgacgtcgtcggcatggaTTGCGAAATGATATGTGAGCTCCAAGCTGGCGACGATGCTAATCGGCGCCAAAGACACTACAAGTGGTTCTTCTCTGGCCCGTGTCACAATTGTGGATGAGGACGGAGCTGCTCTCTTGGACGAGCTTGTTCGCCCAAGGAGTGACATCCTGTAAGTTCCAATGACCATGTTTGATGGGTTGTTTCTAACTCATCAGGGACTTAAACTCGCGATTTTCAGGCATCACCGCGGAGGACATGCTGTCAGCTGTCATGGATCTGAACGAAGTTCGAGCGGCAGGCTGCGCATTCATCGGACCAGACACCGTCATCGTCGGTCACGGGTAGGATACAGCATTGGGGATCACAGAGCTGACTGCTCAGACTTGAAAATGACCTGCGAGCCTTGAGGCTCCTCCACTCGAAGATTATTGACACAGCCATCGTATGTGCTCCGAGTCGCAGGGTGGCCCCTGACCTTACATCAGCTATTCCCGCATGACAAAGGTCCACCTTATCGACGGGCACTGCGCGATCTGTAAGCCTGACGACAATCCCCCCAAAACTGACAACACCCCTCAGCGTGAAGGAGAAGTTGGGCTTCTTCATCCAAGATCGGACAAACGAGTCAGGTCACAGCTCCCTCGAAGACGCCAAAGCCGCCCTAGATGTCCTCAAGTGGAAAGTGCGCGACGATGGAGAGCCATAGCAACAACGTTACGGTGTGTGAATGCGTTATCTCCCAAGTGAGCATGCATGGTGGTTGTCGCCCTGCGGTAGATCACGCGAAAGGGGCTTCTAGAATTGCACATGGACCTGGTAAAAGTATTCAGAGCTCGCTGTGGCAGCGGTGCACGTCGTGCTGGGCCTTAGGAATCACAGATAGTGTTATCCTTGAAtacagcgagggcgagggcttgATGCCTCATCAGCTGACATAAGAAATGTGGGGAGCAGTTGCTTGGCCTTTGAGGGTGGCGATATTGCGGTGGCAAGGAGCAACTGGCATAGAGCGACTAGACTCCAGTTGGCGTCTTCAGGTTCATGAGTCCCGCCTGGATACCCCAGACTGAATCTTTGGGCACGGCTTTCTGGTCTGCATAGTGTGAAATAAGCCACGCATCTAGGATACGTAGTCCCAAGTGTGAGCTGCCAATTGTTGGCAGGTTCGTTACATAACTGTGCTCAGTCCTCATTACTTCGCTCGTGCCCGGCCGCTTTAGTACGCCATCGCCACACCGCTCTCCGTCAGGGGTCAATCCAGGTCTGGACTTATAGGGGGGTCTTTGAAGTCTATTCCCTTGTCACTTGAACGTTGTTGTGCTTCTGACGGTCGCTTGGTATCGTCCCAGCTGAACTTTCTTGGACAATTGCTTGTTCATTGCTTGGACAcggcccgccgtcgacgtcgagactAGGTGGGCGAATCTGGCTACAACTTCGACATTCGGGTTGGTGGTACTTTGTGGGCTTATCTTCCACCGCTATTTGGCAGCAGGATAACTCATCAGGCCTTCTGGCAGTCAGTCGGCACGGGGACGGACTGTGTGTGGCGGGCTCTGCCATGTGAGATCCACTGTACATACTAAAGTACTCCTTATGCGTTTCGGACTGCCGCCACTGTTGAACCAGCGGTGACGACCCGAGGATGCGCTGTGTATCGAAAGGGAGATGGGTGCTGTTCTACAGCCAGCCCCTGTTTGTCAAGCATAGCGACAAAGAGCATGCAGAATGTAGGTCGGAGCCCAAGAAAGACACTATAGATTGTGGAGGCCGGCCACCACCCGGCACCCAATGAATGACGGAAGCAAATGGCCCAAGTCAATGTTGAACAATGATCAACGGTCGCGTCGACCACCAACAACTTTGGTCAACTTGCGTCGTCAACATCATCGCATTGAAACATCATCAAGCAAGGCAAGGCCGGCCGTGTGCTTAATCGGTTCAACATGTCGTCCAATGGTCATGGCCAGCGTAGGTACCAGCAAATGGCTAGCTGTATTTGGAGCTGCTTGTTCAAAGACTAACCGTCCCAGCACCATTCCCTCCCCCGCCGACATTGCCACCTTTCCGCCCGAACTTCGCTCCTGGGAAtgcaccaccccgcccaggTTACCACCCCCAAGGATATGGGCCGACCCCCTTCTCCCCAAACTTCTCGAATGGGGGATCCTCTCCGGCGGGGATGGGAAGACCACCACCTCCCGGCTACCCCCCCAGATCATCTCACCCAGGCTTGGGCCACGGCCCATCCGCTGGACTTCCGCAGCTCCAAGCCTACCCTCCTCCTGCGGCATCGTCAGCTCCACCCAGTGTGAATAAGGATGTGCAGACCATCAAGGTTTTCCTTGGGAGTATCGCTCCTGGAATCGGTGACTCGACGCTGAAAGATCTTTTGAACGTGAGTTGGTTCCCAGGCGAACCCTCATACTAACTCTGTGACTCAGGCATGTGGACCTCTCCATGAGCTCATTAGAGTGGTCGGAGCCAATGGCAAGCCTCAGGCTTTCGGTTTTGCCTCATTTGAGAGTCCCGAGGCAGTCCTGCGCTGCATCAGGTGTCtcaacggcgtcgagctgcctGATCAAACTGCATCTGGCCCACCAGAGCAACGACCACGCAAAGCCTTGACTGTCAAGGCAGACCAGAAGACTGCAGAGTTTCTTCAGGGTTTCGAGGAGACGTTGGGCCGCTCAGATGTACGTTCGCTTGCCCCTGCAACTGTGCTAATGGTGAAGAGCGACGAGAATGCCGATGCTCAGGCCCGACGCTCCATCGCCCATATTGTTGCGATGTTGACAGATCCGAATGCGATGCCTGGTGGACGTGTGTCCAAGAGTAAAAGTGGCCGGTATTCACCGATTCAGGTCATCGTGCCAGCCCATCTGCAGGACCTCAAAGAAGGTGATCTGCCCGAGGCCCAACGAGTCGCAGTCTTGGATCAGATCGCAATCTTTCGGGAGAAtgcggcgaggcgagagcGCGAGAAGAAGCTTCTCGATGATGAGAAAGAGAGGCAGAAGGCCGTGCAACCTCCAGGCTCAAGAAACAGCAACTCGTCGTATGGGTACGGCCAGCGCGCCTTTGTTCCACCAGCAGCCGAATCGAGCAGAGGAGACACCGTCGTGAGGTCTACCACTCAAGACCGCCGGGAGGATCCACAGCGATACAACGAGCCTGTCAACTTTGTGCGACCCGAAACTGCAGCCGGCAAAGGCGAAAGTGAACGaacggacgaggaggaggaggctaTTCGGAAGCAAAAGCAGGACCGCGAGCAAGCGTTGGCACTTAGAGATGTTAGTTCAGGCCCCAACATGTCCTGAATTACGGCTgacgcagcagcgcgagcatCGCGTAGAGAACCGTGAAAGGCAGCGCATTGAAGCGGCGCTTCGAGAGGAGTCCATCCGGCAACAGCGCACCGATGCCGACGTTCGTGGAAAGCGCAGCGCGATGGAGTACCTCACGGACTGGGACGATGATGACGTTGAAGAGCGAGCAAGGGACCTGTTTATTAGTGACAGGTTAGTACACACGGAAACCAGCAGCTAATTTGCCCAGGGCGCAGTGGCGATCTCAGCGGCAACAAAACCGCCAACGGGAAGACCAGGaagacgtcgacgaccgtcGTCTGGAAAGCGAGGAGCTCAAATCCCTCGAGGCAGAGTCCGAGGATTTCCTGCAGAAGCAaatggccgagctggcgtcTCTCGAAGAACGGCAACGTCAagccggcctcctcgccgacgacgctgcccCAGTCAAGCTTGCGATCGCTGCTCAGGCTGTGGCTGAGCCCAAGGAGACCAAACCAACTACCGCGCAACTCAACCCTCGACCCACTATTGCCCTTGGTGACGAAGATGACGATGCCAGCGCTCAGAGGAAGAGGCGAGCCCTGGTGAAGCTGGATTACGAGAAGggccttgacgaggccgaggaggtggcgaagactcgagctcgtctgCTGGACATCAGCAAGAACCTTCCCAGGAGCGTGGGGTCAATCTTTGACAGTGTGATCGAGTGGTCAGCTGTCCAGGCTGTGAGTCACAGACATCTAGTGAACGTAGAAGCTAACACTGTTGCAGTCTCCTGTAAGGGCAAAGATCCAGAGCGTGATTGAGCGCAAGATCGCCGATGTGCTCGGCGGAGCAGACCAAGATCTCGCCGACTTTGTGATTGACCACATCACGCAACGCAAGGGTCCCGGGGAGCTTGTTGATGATCTCTCGGCTGTACGTTGtcatcgacgaggtggactAGCTAACAAGGCAGGTTCTTGCTGATGAGGCTGAGGGCTTCGTCGCGCAGATCTGGAGGCAGCTGTCGTTTGAGAGTAGGGCGCATGAAGATGGGCTTAGCACTGGAGACATGCTAGTGTAGCAAGATGTATCCAGCGTCTATctctcggcgtcctcgcaTTACTGAAGGGCTGATGGAGGTCGGAGAATGGGGCTCCACGATGCAACTTTAATGAATCAAATCACGTGATCTTCAAAGTGACCGCGACGGGTCCTTGCACTTATCAGCCGATCCGgacacgacaacgacaacattGGTTCTGCAtctctctcactctcactcAATCACCTTGGAGCGCTGCTACCTTGAATCTTGGCGCCCGGCATGA
Encoded proteins:
- the REXO1L1 gene encoding Exonuclease GOR, encoding MFTNLGLFSNYSCPELTCNRPGCVFAHPGPSSTRAPPPTTRPTAPRPLPPTKEAQLAKQFQQGIHLCRLFPLRLSHQLHDLQPHLPGYVPSMHRNLPVCHTLTPTPSSQSSTSATPRSQSGPPMLRIGKSTPQPVSDRQKGLRTLYDQFVKLYGDLLYDHPDLARESAILQEQEISASAGQLKAYKSAIHHAAVSVSRRPPPDSVSHPSIGTVKQSRAATEAAKVKSASRLTRDRIERYYHSPESLALWGYPDSTDNELQHPSTHQVNAEGELHLCGRCKTEFIVSTSQELGDCRYHYGKLAPERAEGRRVWVYSCCRKERGSEGCEDGVHVFSYKEDDKKLAEVEAFKTTRVVREELAKTRELPKPVDVVGMDCEMIYTTSGSSLARVTIVDEDGAALLDELVRPRSDILDLNSRFSGITAEDMLSAVMDLNEVRAAGCAFIGPDTVIVGHGLENDLRALRLLHSKIIDTAILFPHDKGPPYRRALRDLVKEKLGFFIQDRTNESGHSSLEDAKAALDVLKWKVRDDGEP
- the usp107 gene encoding U1 snRNP-associated protein, which encodes MSSNGHGQPPFPPPPTLPPFRPNFAPGNAPPRPGYHPQGYGPTPFSPNFSNGGSSPAGMGRPPPPGYPPRSSHPGLGHGPSAGLPQLQAYPPPAASSAPPSVNKDVQTIKVFLGSIAPGIGDSTLKDLLNACGPLHELIRVVGANGKPQAFGFASFESPEAVLRCIRCLNGVELPDQTASGPPEQRPRKALTVKADQKTAEFLQGFEETLGRSDSDENADAQARRSIAHIVAMLTDPNAMPGGRVSKSKSGRYSPIQVIVPAHLQDLKEGDLPEAQRVAVLDQIAIFRENAARREREKKLLDDEKERQKAVQPPGSRNSNSSYGYGQRAFVPPAAESSRGDTVVRSTTQDRREDPQRYNEPVNFVRPETAAGKGESERTDEEEEAIRKQKQDREQALALRDREHRVENRERQRIEAALREESIRQQRTDADVRGKRSAMEYLTDWDDDDVEERARDLFISDRAQWRSQRQQNRQREDQEDVDDRRLESEELKSLEAESEDFLQKQMAELASLEERQRQAGLLADDAAPVKLAIAAQAVAEPKETKPTTAQLNPRPTIALGDEDDDASAQRKRRALVKLDYEKGLDEAEEVAKTRARLLDISKNLPRSVGSIFDSVIEWSAVQASPVRAKIQSVIERKIADVLGGADQDLADFVIDHITQRKGPGELVDDLSAVLADEAEGFVAQIWRQLSFEINPSKQEVSLKPVFIPTSQEVIGRFKPSRVFKDAVDNSQSQVAEASGSQPPSRSSAPPLHVTSVAFDDMGDRCVTAGEDDVFTLYDARKGK